Proteins from one Vanessa atalanta chromosome 15, ilVanAtal1.2, whole genome shotgun sequence genomic window:
- the LOC125069523 gene encoding uncharacterized protein LOC125069523: protein MDSEMETASEASVKKHRPLETDDSDSENEGVKSARPAAHRRGEVKGNGLTRARTELKEKEEEEREVAFERALRSRAFKKAPTERKDAVVPSSSVTKSMADPATLGAEELYAEAERNVAAILTVAKKSGNLKFGYIKSLKESAAALQAIVEVLSSRTEAEETRRLQADNRRLRREVENLKEDLKAHRREFADMRATMKASSGPSLATPSTDAMIDELREFITISIGAMLDARLPPPRVSSPPATTVELDVPRPSMPPTASAPKKQKQSKNNRTTPAATVPPADRTPIPSAQAGTGQEESWATVVRKGKKDKKPSPPVASKLTTTPAVTLKKGKISMPRTAAVIISLQPEAEEKGVTYAQVLEKAEQSVDLAQLGIGEGIKIRRAATGARVLELPKSQSQEQAGRLADKLRVALDGVANVVLPVRMTELRITGLDDSVTKTKLAAAIARVGNCPVDSVRVGTVGTGPAGVGMATVRCPTVAAKTLANSGRFLVGWSSARVRVLEQQPLRCFRCFGLGHTRALCPSKVDRSSLCYRCGGAGHLAPSCSAPAHCAVCAEAGRPSGHSMGGRDCNPPHTKGKAVQGTRAAPIECSRQASEEAQRTKKCTDN from the coding sequence ATGGACTCGGAGATGGAGACCGCTTCGGAGGCCTCTGTTAAAAAACATCGACCGCTGGAGACGGACGACTCCGACTCCGAAAACGAGGGAGTCAAGTCGGCGAGACCCGCTGCCCACCGCCGCGGCGAAGTTAAAGGTAACGGCCTCACCCGGGCTAGGACCGAATTAAAGGAAAAAGAGGAGGAGGAACGAGAAGTTGCCTTCGAGAGGGCGCTCCGTAGCCGTGCCTTTAAAAAGGCACCAACCGAAAGAAAGGACGCAGTAGTGCCATCATCGTCGGTAACAAAAAGCATGGCGGACCCGGCGACGCTCGGAGCGGAGGAGCTGTACGCGGAGGCGGAGCGCAACGTAGCCGCTATCCTCACGGTTGCCAAAAAATCGGGCAACCTCAAGTTCGGCTATATTAAAAGCCTGAAGGAATCGGCTGCCGCCCTACAGGCTATAGTCGAGGTCCTCTCTTCTCGCACTGAGGCGGAAGAGACACGGCGTCTGCAGGCGGACAATAGGCGCCTGCGCCGGGAGGTCGAAAACCTCAAAGAGGACCTGAAGGCTCACAGGAGGGAGTTTGCCGACATGAGGGCGACCATGAAGGCTTCGAGTGGGCCTTCTCTGGCCACTCCATCCACCGATGCAATGATTGATGAACTGAGAGAGTTCATCACGATCTCGATCGGTGCGATGCTGGACGCCAGACTCCCTCCCCCGAGAGTAAGCAGTCCACCAGCTACAACCGTAGAGCTGGACGTGCCGAGGCCTTCGATGCCACCCACGGCTTCTGCTCCCAAAAAGCAGAAGCAGTCCAAAAACAATAGGACAACCCCGGCTGCAACGGTACCACCGGCAGATAGGACACCCATCCCTTCAGCTCAAGCTGGTACGGGGCAGGAGGAAAGTTGGGCCACTGTTGTCCGGAAAGGGAAAAAGGATAAGAAACCTTCCCCACCAGTGGCAAGCAAGCTCACAACCACCCCGGCGGTAACATTGAAAAAGGGCAAAATATCCATGCCCCGCACCGCTGCCGTCATCATCTCTCTGCAGCCTGAGGCAGAGGAAAAGGGAGTGACGTACGCCCAGGTGCTAGAGAAGGCCGAGCAGAGCGTCGACCTGGCGCAGCTGGGCATAGGGGAGGGCATCAAGATCCGCCGCGCTGCCACCGGTGCTAGGGTCCTAGAGTTGCCTAAGTCGCAGAGTCAGGAGCAGGCTGGGCGACTGGCGGATAAGCTCCGCGTCGCCCTGGATGGAGTGGCCAACGTCGTTCTACCCGTGAGGATGACCGAGTTGAGGATCACGGGGCTGGACGACTCGGTCACAAAGACCAAGTTGGCCGCAGCCATAGCCAGGGTTGGCAATTGCCCCGTTGACTCTGTCCGGGTCGGGACTGTCGGCACAGGTCCTGCGGGAGTGGGCATGGCTACAGTGAGGTGCCCAACGGTGGCGGCTAAGACTCTCGCCAACAGTGGCAGGTTCCTAGTGGGATGGAGCTCTGCTAGAGTCAGGGTACTAGAGCAGCAACCTCTTCGCTGTTTCCGGTGCTTCGGCCTCGGGCACACGAGAGCCCTCTGCCCGTCAAAGGTTGACAGGAGCTCGCTGTGCTACAGGTGTGGAGGTGCGGGACACCTGGCACCGTCGTGCTCTGCACCAGCCCACT